In Paractinoplanes brasiliensis, the following proteins share a genomic window:
- a CDS encoding tetratricopeptide repeat protein, translating to MTERPLAGPAAPDQLPAPRAFNGPTEMAVAQAATLFEQLDLERAVATLEPALKADPGAVEGWILLARLRLALDEAGKALDAAERAIAINAADPRPLALASRALTLLGRHEEGVTLAYRAVIAEPRNALWHDRVAWALLAADRQIADAEQAARTAIGFDPTEAHYYYTHGVTLEALGHIDQARQALITSLRMEPENPVAQHRLAVLNGEAERPAETKKRGWRLFGRKS from the coding sequence ATGACGGAGCGGCCCCTGGCCGGCCCGGCCGCACCCGACCAGCTGCCCGCTCCGCGTGCCTTCAACGGCCCCACCGAGATGGCCGTGGCTCAGGCGGCCACGCTCTTCGAGCAGCTCGACCTGGAACGCGCCGTGGCAACCCTCGAACCGGCGCTGAAGGCCGACCCCGGCGCCGTCGAGGGCTGGATTCTCCTCGCCCGCCTGCGGCTCGCCCTCGACGAGGCCGGCAAAGCGCTGGACGCGGCCGAGCGGGCCATCGCGATCAACGCCGCCGACCCGCGCCCCCTGGCCCTGGCCAGCCGTGCGCTCACACTCCTCGGACGGCACGAGGAAGGGGTCACTCTGGCCTACCGGGCGGTCATCGCCGAGCCCCGCAACGCGCTCTGGCACGACCGGGTGGCCTGGGCGCTGCTCGCGGCCGACCGGCAGATCGCCGACGCCGAGCAGGCAGCCCGTACGGCGATCGGTTTCGACCCCACCGAGGCGCACTACTACTACACCCACGGGGTGACGCTGGAAGCCCTCGGGCACATCGACCAGGCCCGCCAGGCGCTGATCACCTCGCTGCGCATGGAACCGGAGAACCCGGTCGCCCAGCACCGCCTGGCCGTGCTCAACGGCGAGGCCGAGCGCCCGGCCGAGACGAAAAAGCGCGGCTGGCGCCTGTTCGGCCGCAAGAGCTGA
- a CDS encoding cyclase family protein: MQQYRAELTADVTFTTGGRLQAQGLRVDVPHLDVTHADLAMILVGSLGLRDVERVELTGVRTFAEPAPAGLPGPPRLRFVELSHVIADGLITYPGMPAPVIKPHLTWEESRPRYAPGTEFSLDRIDMVGQTGTYLDAPRHRYDGGADLAGLPLERLADLPAVVVRTAGSGRRAVTEDDLEPYAVAGHAVLLHTGGDRDWGTPAYGIDAPYLTGAGAALLVERGAALVGIDSINLDDNTEASGGERPAHTALLAAGIPIVEHLTGLEELPPHGARFTAVPPRITAFGTFPVRAYAQTPYYEPHGHTRSAGWMPTR; this comes from the coding sequence GTGCAGCAGTACCGGGCGGAGCTGACCGCCGATGTCACCTTCACCACCGGCGGCCGCCTGCAGGCGCAGGGGCTGCGGGTGGACGTGCCGCACCTCGATGTCACCCACGCCGACCTGGCCATGATCCTGGTCGGCTCGCTCGGGCTGCGCGACGTCGAGCGGGTCGAGCTCACCGGGGTCCGGACGTTCGCCGAGCCGGCGCCGGCCGGCCTGCCCGGCCCGCCGCGGCTGCGGTTCGTCGAGCTCAGCCACGTCATCGCGGACGGCCTGATCACCTATCCGGGCATGCCGGCCCCGGTCATCAAGCCCCACCTGACGTGGGAAGAATCCCGTCCCCGGTACGCGCCGGGCACCGAGTTCAGCCTCGACCGGATCGACATGGTCGGGCAGACAGGCACCTACCTCGACGCCCCCCGGCACCGCTACGACGGCGGCGCCGACCTGGCCGGACTGCCGCTGGAACGACTGGCCGACCTGCCGGCGGTGGTCGTGCGCACGGCCGGCAGCGGGCGCCGGGCGGTCACCGAGGACGACCTCGAGCCGTACGCGGTGGCCGGTCACGCCGTGCTCCTGCACACCGGCGGCGACCGGGACTGGGGCACACCGGCGTACGGCATCGACGCGCCCTACCTGACCGGAGCGGGCGCAGCGCTGCTGGTCGAGCGCGGAGCGGCCCTGGTCGGAATCGACTCGATCAACCTGGACGACAACACCGAGGCCAGCGGGGGAGAGCGGCCCGCGCACACCGCGCTGCTGGCGGCCGGCATCCCGATCGTCGAGCACCTCACCGGCCTGGAGGAGCTGCCACCCCACGGCGCTCGCTTCACCGCCGTGCCGCCCCGGATCACCGCCTTCGGCACCTTCCCCGTACGGGCGTACGCGCAGACGCCGTACTACGAGCCGCACGGCCACACCCGCTCGGCCGGCTGGATGCCCACGCGCTGA
- a CDS encoding TMEM165/GDT1 family protein, protein MEGFLVATAVSFAVIFVAELGDKSQLMAMTFATRFKTVPVLIGITVATAVVHLVSVGIGYGLGATLPTGWISLIAAVAFLAFGAWTLRGDKLTDDEKSKAERSTGSAILAVGGAFFLAELGDKTMLATITLATQYGWFGTWLGSTVGMVAADALAILVGRLLGRHLPEKAIKYGAAALFVIFGIWLLVEAIIELR, encoded by the coding sequence GTGGAGGGTTTCCTCGTCGCGACGGCGGTCAGTTTCGCCGTCATCTTCGTGGCCGAGCTGGGCGACAAATCCCAGCTCATGGCGATGACGTTCGCGACCCGTTTCAAGACTGTCCCGGTGCTGATCGGCATCACCGTGGCCACCGCGGTGGTGCACCTGGTGTCGGTCGGCATCGGTTACGGCCTCGGCGCGACGCTGCCGACCGGCTGGATCTCGCTGATCGCCGCCGTCGCCTTCCTCGCCTTCGGCGCCTGGACGCTGCGCGGCGACAAGCTCACCGACGACGAGAAAAGCAAGGCCGAGCGCAGCACGGGCTCGGCGATCCTCGCCGTCGGCGGCGCGTTCTTCCTGGCCGAGCTGGGTGACAAGACCATGCTCGCCACGATCACGCTGGCCACCCAGTACGGCTGGTTCGGCACCTGGCTGGGCTCCACGGTCGGCATGGTCGCGGCCGACGCCCTCGCCATCCTGGTCGGCCGGCTGCTCGGCCGGCACCTGCCGGAGAAGGCCATCAAGTACGGTGCGGCGGCGCTCTTCGTTATCTTCGGCATCTGGCTGCTCGTGGAAGCGATCATCGAGCTGCGTTAA
- a CDS encoding alpha/beta hydrolase, with protein MRRLLAAATTIALVVIGVPASDARAAGDRGAGTGGYPRATGAIEWGSCTEPALRAHRAECGFLSVPLNHSDPNGKKIQIAVSRIKHTVPESKFQGVMLVNPGGPGAKGRGLAVLGSMVPKQAGAAYDWIGFDPRGVGASKPALSCDNDYTGYNRPAYVPTTSKIETTWLKRAEAYARACAKAGGDLLGHLKTLDTVRDLDLLRYALGARQINFYGFSYGTYLGQVYATRYPERVRRMVLDGVVNPTRVWYDSNLDQDLAFDRNMQVYFGWLAEHHKVFRLGRTTREVRQRFYSEQKALTRKPAGGVIGPSELTDIFLQAGYYTFGWADIARAFSAWVRQGDATALKRLYDANNPKGKDADNNYAVYLATQCTDAPWPKSWSKWTADNWEMHRRAPFETWANAWYNAPCRTWPAPSGIPVTVSGETVPPLLMVSESLDAATPFSGALEARKRFPRSVLIEGVGGTTHSGSLYGNRCVDDSIADYLATGKLPKRTAGERSDKRCAPIKPPAPVAAKTVPAERLEVRKLIAGR; from the coding sequence ATGAGACGACTTCTGGCGGCGGCCACGACGATTGCCCTGGTGGTGATCGGGGTCCCGGCGAGTGACGCGCGGGCCGCAGGCGATCGAGGCGCAGGGACAGGCGGCTACCCGCGAGCGACCGGAGCAATCGAGTGGGGCTCGTGCACCGAACCCGCGCTGCGTGCGCATCGGGCCGAGTGCGGCTTCCTGAGCGTGCCCCTCAATCACTCCGACCCGAACGGCAAGAAGATCCAGATCGCGGTGTCGCGGATCAAGCACACCGTCCCGGAGTCGAAGTTCCAGGGCGTCATGCTGGTCAACCCCGGCGGTCCGGGCGCCAAGGGCCGCGGGCTGGCGGTGCTGGGCTCGATGGTGCCGAAGCAGGCCGGGGCGGCGTACGACTGGATCGGTTTCGACCCACGCGGCGTGGGGGCCAGCAAACCCGCGCTGAGCTGCGACAACGACTACACGGGATACAACCGGCCGGCGTACGTGCCGACCACGTCGAAGATCGAGACGACGTGGCTCAAACGGGCGGAGGCCTACGCCCGGGCGTGTGCGAAGGCGGGCGGTGACCTGCTCGGCCACCTCAAGACCCTGGACACCGTACGGGACCTCGACCTGCTCCGGTACGCGCTGGGCGCCCGTCAGATCAACTTCTACGGCTTCTCGTACGGGACCTATCTGGGCCAGGTCTACGCGACCCGGTACCCCGAGCGCGTACGCCGCATGGTGCTCGACGGCGTGGTGAACCCGACCCGCGTCTGGTACGACTCGAACCTCGACCAGGACCTGGCCTTCGACCGCAACATGCAGGTCTACTTCGGCTGGCTGGCCGAGCACCACAAGGTCTTCCGCCTCGGCCGCACCACCCGCGAGGTGCGGCAGCGCTTCTACAGCGAGCAGAAGGCCCTGACCCGCAAGCCGGCCGGCGGGGTGATCGGCCCGTCCGAGCTGACCGACATCTTCCTGCAGGCCGGGTACTACACGTTCGGCTGGGCCGACATCGCGCGGGCCTTCAGCGCCTGGGTGCGCCAGGGCGACGCGACCGCGCTCAAGCGGCTGTACGACGCGAACAACCCGAAGGGCAAGGACGCCGACAACAACTACGCGGTCTACCTGGCCACCCAGTGCACCGACGCGCCCTGGCCCAAGAGCTGGAGCAAGTGGACCGCCGACAACTGGGAGATGCACCGCCGCGCGCCGTTCGAGACCTGGGCCAACGCCTGGTACAACGCGCCCTGCCGCACCTGGCCGGCGCCCAGCGGCATCCCGGTGACCGTGTCCGGCGAGACCGTTCCGCCGTTGCTGATGGTCAGCGAGTCGCTCGACGCGGCGACCCCGTTCAGCGGCGCCCTCGAGGCGCGCAAGCGGTTCCCCCGCTCGGTGCTGATCGAGGGCGTCGGCGGCACGACCCACTCCGGTTCGCTGTACGGCAACCGGTGCGTCGACGACTCGATCGCCGACTACCTGGCGACCGGCAAGCTGCCCAAGCGGACGGCGGGGGAGCGCTCGGACAAGCGGTGCGCGCCGATCAAGCCGCCCGCGCCGGTGGCCGCCAAAACGGTCCCCGCGGAACGCCTTGAAGTGCGGAAACTCATCGCCGGACGGTGA
- a CDS encoding MFS transporter — translation MTSMIDTAPAVRERRRLSRPVAFAAIAAIFVTFAAASAAPSPLYVVYQHLWGFSATTLTVVFAVYVVGLIGSLIMLGALSDHIGRRPVLAAAIGLEVVSLILFLVAGDVSILLLARLLQGIATGAAMTTLGAALVDLNPPHAPGRAGLVNGIAPVAGLAVGALGCGALVQYGPSPTHFVWALLLAGMLLAAIVVARIPETSARRPGAAASLAPRLGIPARLRADVLALSPIIIASWAIGGLYLSLGPSVAAGVFELSSHLIGGLVVTLLCGTGALTSYALRNVPTRRVLTIAGSLLTVGAVLSVIGLELGSALLAAGGTVVSGVGFGASALASFGTLAVLAAPHERGELFAVALVIAYVAFSVPAVIAGFAATSAGLHTTALVYGLVVATLSAVALVAQRMRTKA, via the coding sequence ATGACCTCCATGATCGACACAGCGCCGGCCGTTCGTGAACGGCGGCGGCTGTCCCGCCCGGTGGCCTTCGCCGCGATCGCCGCGATCTTCGTGACGTTCGCCGCCGCGTCGGCTGCCCCATCCCCGCTTTATGTGGTCTACCAGCATTTATGGGGATTCTCGGCCACCACGCTCACTGTCGTCTTCGCGGTGTACGTCGTAGGGCTGATCGGCTCGCTGATCATGCTCGGCGCGCTCTCCGACCACATCGGTCGTCGCCCGGTGCTGGCCGCGGCGATCGGGCTCGAAGTGGTCTCGCTCATCCTGTTCCTGGTCGCCGGTGACGTCTCGATCCTGCTCCTGGCCCGCCTGCTGCAGGGCATCGCGACCGGCGCGGCGATGACCACCCTCGGCGCCGCCCTCGTCGACCTGAACCCGCCGCACGCGCCGGGCCGGGCCGGCCTGGTCAACGGCATCGCCCCGGTCGCCGGTCTCGCCGTCGGCGCGCTGGGCTGCGGGGCCCTGGTTCAGTACGGCCCCTCACCCACCCATTTCGTCTGGGCCCTGCTGCTGGCCGGCATGCTGCTGGCCGCGATAGTGGTGGCCCGCATCCCCGAGACCTCGGCCCGTCGTCCCGGCGCGGCTGCCTCGCTCGCCCCCAGGCTCGGCATTCCCGCGCGGCTGCGGGCCGACGTGCTGGCGCTGTCGCCGATCATCATCGCGAGCTGGGCGATCGGCGGGCTCTACCTGTCGCTCGGCCCCTCCGTGGCGGCCGGTGTCTTCGAGCTGAGCAGCCACCTCATCGGCGGCCTGGTGGTCACGCTTCTGTGCGGCACGGGCGCGCTGACCTCGTACGCGCTCAGGAATGTCCCCACCCGGCGGGTGCTCACGATCGCCGGGAGCCTGCTGACCGTCGGCGCCGTGCTCAGCGTGATCGGTCTGGAGCTCGGCAGCGCCCTGCTCGCCGCGGGTGGCACTGTGGTCTCCGGGGTCGGGTTCGGCGCCTCGGCCCTCGCGTCGTTCGGCACTCTGGCCGTGCTGGCCGCCCCGCACGAGCGGGGTGAGCTGTTCGCCGTCGCGCTCGTCATCGCGTACGTGGCCTTCAGCGTCCCGGCCGTGATCGCCGGTTTCGCCGCCACCTCGGCCGGGCTGCACACCACCGCGCTCGTCTACGGACTGGTCGTGGCGACCCTGAGCGCGGTCGCCCTCGTGGCCCAGCGAATGCGGACAAAAGCCTAA
- a CDS encoding TetR/AcrR family transcriptional regulator, with protein MSAASPSTRKASARDRLLAAADELFYAEGVHTVGIDRVIERAGVAKASLYSTFGSKEELVRAYLEGRHKVRRTRLLAGLENYDDPRDRLLGVFDVLADLAGTPGFRGCAFYNASAESPTGGPVEEVSNANRAWTRGLFFELSRDAGARDPAALADQLVVLYDGAMVGARMDKGAKAALTARSVAATLLAAATL; from the coding sequence ATGTCCGCCGCGTCACCATCCACCCGCAAGGCCTCGGCCCGCGACCGTCTGCTGGCCGCCGCCGACGAGCTCTTCTACGCCGAGGGCGTGCACACCGTCGGCATCGACCGCGTCATCGAGCGGGCCGGTGTCGCCAAGGCCTCGCTCTACAGCACCTTCGGCAGCAAGGAGGAGCTGGTCCGGGCCTACCTCGAAGGCCGGCACAAGGTGCGCCGCACCCGCCTGCTGGCCGGCCTGGAGAACTACGACGACCCCCGCGACCGCCTGCTCGGGGTGTTCGACGTGCTCGCCGACCTGGCCGGCACCCCCGGCTTCCGGGGCTGCGCCTTCTACAACGCCAGCGCCGAATCCCCCACGGGCGGCCCGGTCGAGGAGGTCTCGAACGCCAACCGCGCCTGGACGAGGGGCCTTTTCTTCGAACTGTCCCGCGACGCCGGCGCCCGCGACCCCGCAGCCCTGGCCGACCAACTGGTAGTCCTCTACGACGGCGCCATGGTCGGCGCCCGCATGGACAAAGGCGCCAAGGCCGCCCTGACCGCCCGCAGCGTCGCCGCCACCCTCCTGGCCGCCGCCACCCTCTGA
- a CDS encoding MarR family winged helix-turn-helix transcriptional regulator, which translates to MQPAPTVPADDQAIATGFEHFYETLRRLTPRGPLSLTAASTLRRLERSGPHRLSELYAPEGISQPAMTQLVTRLEKEGLAQRTADPTDGRAVVVSITPAGRAAVAHRRAVRAAALSELLQGLTPEEHAAVVAALPALEKLSDLATTRAS; encoded by the coding sequence GTGCAGCCAGCCCCCACCGTTCCCGCTGACGACCAGGCGATCGCCACCGGGTTCGAGCATTTCTACGAGACGCTTCGCCGGCTCACGCCGCGGGGGCCGCTCAGCCTCACCGCGGCCTCGACGCTGCGGCGGCTGGAACGTTCCGGTCCGCATCGCCTCAGCGAGCTCTACGCCCCCGAGGGAATCAGCCAGCCCGCCATGACGCAGCTGGTGACGCGCCTGGAAAAGGAGGGGCTGGCCCAGCGCACAGCCGACCCCACCGACGGCCGCGCCGTGGTCGTCAGCATCACCCCGGCCGGCCGCGCCGCCGTCGCCCACCGCCGCGCCGTCCGCGCGGCCGCCCTCTCCGAGCTGTTGCAGGGCCTGACCCCCGAGGAGCACGCCGCCGTGGTGGCCGCCCTCCCCGCCCTCGAAAAACTCAGCGACCTCGCCACCACCCGAGCCTCATGA
- a CDS encoding APC family permease has protein sequence MGTTLAPGRLGAAAVAFFALAATAPIAVLINVVPAAYATGGGPLVPLSFLAAGVILIFFAVGWSAMAHRAPFAGALYTYITRGLGRPAGIGAAWLALVCYQALQLGFYGMLGVAAAPLLRSWFGLGADWWMVAAACWLLVTLCGTIRSEVVSGLVALLVLTEIAVAAGFTAANAIDPAGEGLTRASIVPSGPDTTTFGLLLAVALLAFAGFETTGPYAEESIRPRRDPGLATYAVVATVAVLLAAASWSLSAATGATRITEVSRARGSELLFDLAAERLAPWAVTLGRLMLLTGLFAAVLALHQAMARYLFALGRERVLPAGLGHTSPRTLAPRSASLTQSAVAAFLLAGAALAGVADPPLAGRRLVIAGGLGLLVLLVATSVAALLHLNQVPNGEGAWTRFVAPLLSTVGLGSIGYLAFRDLGALFGVRGEVWILPVVLAGVALAGTAHALVLRRARPVIYAGIGQGGVPVVVTPKVPQPLPEPREPRMPGAHRPERVKR, from the coding sequence GTGGGTACGACCCTTGCTCCGGGCCGTCTCGGCGCGGCCGCGGTCGCGTTCTTCGCGCTCGCGGCCACCGCGCCGATCGCCGTACTGATCAACGTGGTGCCCGCCGCCTACGCCACCGGCGGCGGGCCGTTGGTCCCCCTGAGCTTCCTGGCCGCCGGGGTCATCCTGATCTTCTTCGCGGTCGGCTGGTCGGCCATGGCCCACCGCGCGCCCTTCGCCGGCGCGCTCTACACCTACATCACCCGTGGCCTGGGCCGCCCGGCCGGAATCGGCGCCGCCTGGCTCGCCCTCGTCTGCTATCAGGCGCTCCAGCTGGGCTTCTACGGCATGCTCGGTGTGGCGGCAGCGCCCCTGCTGCGCAGCTGGTTCGGCCTCGGCGCCGACTGGTGGATGGTCGCCGCGGCCTGCTGGTTGCTGGTCACGCTCTGCGGCACGATCCGGTCCGAAGTGGTCAGTGGGCTGGTCGCCCTGCTTGTGCTGACCGAGATCGCGGTGGCGGCCGGGTTCACCGCGGCCAACGCCATCGACCCGGCCGGCGAGGGGCTCACCCGTGCGAGCATCGTCCCCTCCGGCCCCGATACGACCACTTTCGGTCTGCTGCTCGCCGTGGCACTGCTCGCGTTCGCCGGCTTCGAGACCACCGGCCCGTACGCGGAGGAGTCGATCCGCCCGCGACGGGACCCCGGCCTGGCCACGTACGCCGTCGTCGCCACCGTCGCCGTCCTGCTGGCCGCCGCCTCCTGGTCGCTGAGCGCGGCCACCGGCGCCACCCGGATCACCGAGGTGTCCCGGGCCCGCGGCTCCGAGCTGCTGTTCGACCTGGCCGCCGAGCGCCTCGCGCCGTGGGCCGTCACGCTGGGCCGGCTGATGCTGCTGACCGGCCTGTTCGCGGCCGTGCTGGCGCTGCACCAGGCGATGGCGCGGTACCTGTTCGCCCTGGGCCGCGAGCGGGTTCTCCCCGCCGGTCTGGGCCACACCTCCCCCCGTACGCTGGCTCCTCGCTCTGCCTCTTTGACCCAGTCGGCCGTGGCCGCGTTCCTGCTCGCGGGGGCGGCCCTGGCCGGTGTCGCCGATCCGCCGCTGGCCGGTCGCCGCCTCGTGATCGCGGGTGGGCTCGGCCTCCTGGTGCTGCTGGTCGCCACCTCGGTGGCCGCGCTGCTGCACCTCAACCAGGTGCCCAACGGCGAGGGCGCGTGGACCAGGTTCGTTGCCCCGCTGCTGTCCACAGTGGGTCTCGGCTCGATCGGCTATCTCGCCTTCCGTGACCTGGGCGCCCTTTTCGGCGTACGGGGAGAGGTTTGGATCCTGCCGGTCGTGCTGGCCGGGGTGGCGCTGGCCGGAACAGCGCACGCGCTGGTGCTGCGACGGGCCCGGCCGGTGATCTATGCGGGGATCGGGCAGGGCGGCGTCCCGGTGGTGGTCACGCCGAAAGTGCCGCAACCGCTTCCGGAACCGCGGGAACCTCGAATGCCGGGCGCGCACCGGCCCGAGCGTGTGAAGCGTTGA
- a CDS encoding zinc-dependent alcohol dehydrogenase family protein, which yields MKAAVVVTPGTIEIQDVADPAPGPSEVVVKPAAVGICGTDLHIMDGEFAPSFPIVPGHEFAGEIVAVGSAVTGYAVGDQVAVDPSLYCGYCYYCKRARGNQCENWAAIGVTVSGGAAEFVAAPLANLFKLPSHLAARDAALIEPLSCAVRGFDVLPRAMATSYLIYGSGTMGLMMLELAKRAGAESVSIVDLNPARLETAKRLGCTAAVTSADELDAPRGWDVVIDCTGVEAAIRDGLARVGRGGTFLQFGVASYDARLAIEPYEIYRREITITGSMAVLHSFDRAGQMLAAGVLDPSVFVSHRFPLSDYAAALDQFRAGVGRKILIEP from the coding sequence GTGAAAGCAGCGGTCGTGGTCACGCCCGGCACGATCGAGATCCAGGACGTTGCGGACCCGGCGCCCGGCCCGTCGGAGGTGGTGGTCAAACCGGCCGCCGTCGGCATCTGCGGCACCGATCTGCACATCATGGACGGCGAGTTCGCCCCGTCGTTCCCGATCGTGCCCGGTCACGAGTTCGCCGGCGAGATCGTCGCGGTCGGCTCGGCGGTCACCGGTTACGCGGTCGGCGACCAGGTGGCGGTCGACCCGTCCCTGTACTGCGGCTACTGCTATTACTGCAAGCGGGCGCGGGGCAACCAGTGCGAGAACTGGGCCGCGATCGGCGTGACGGTCAGCGGCGGCGCGGCAGAGTTCGTGGCGGCGCCCCTGGCCAACCTGTTCAAGCTGCCCAGCCACCTCGCGGCCCGGGACGCGGCCCTCATCGAGCCGCTTTCCTGCGCCGTACGGGGATTCGACGTGCTGCCCCGTGCCATGGCCACCTCGTACCTGATCTACGGCTCCGGGACGATGGGCCTGATGATGCTGGAGCTCGCCAAGCGGGCGGGCGCCGAATCGGTGTCCATCGTGGACCTGAACCCGGCCCGGCTCGAGACGGCCAAGCGGCTCGGCTGCACGGCAGCGGTCACCTCGGCCGACGAGCTGGACGCCCCGCGCGGCTGGGACGTGGTGATCGACTGCACCGGCGTCGAGGCCGCGATCCGGGACGGGCTGGCGCGGGTCGGCCGGGGCGGCACGTTCCTGCAGTTCGGGGTGGCGAGCTACGACGCCCGGTTGGCGATCGAGCCGTACGAGATCTATCGGCGCGAGATCACGATCACCGGCTCGATGGCGGTGCTGCACAGCTTCGACCGGGCCGGGCAGATGCTCGCGGCCGGCGTGCTCGACCCGTCCGTCTTCGTCAGCCACCGATTCCCTTTGTCCGACTATGCGGCGGCCCTGGATCAGTTCCGGGCCGGCGTGGGCCGGAAGATCCTCATCGAGCCGTGA
- a CDS encoding carbohydrate ABC transporter permease, with protein sequence MRARLHDSIWGVVAWIAGIIFVFPVIWMVLTSFKQENVAATNPPSWFFAPTLAQYTQVFDRNITPFLLNSLMASIFSTILVVLLATPAAYALSLRPVAKWSDALFFFISTKMMPVVAAFLPVYLLVKHLGMLDNIWTMVILYTSMNLPLAVWMMRSFLLEVPREVLEAGEVDGAGLLTSIRKIVLPIVSPGLAATALICFIFAWNEFFLAVNLTATNSGTSPIFLVGFISSEGAFLARLCAAATIVSLPVLIAGWVAQNKLVRGLSMGAVK encoded by the coding sequence ATGAGGGCACGCCTCCACGACTCGATCTGGGGCGTCGTCGCCTGGATCGCCGGGATCATCTTCGTCTTCCCGGTCATCTGGATGGTGCTGACCAGCTTCAAACAGGAGAACGTCGCCGCGACCAACCCGCCGAGCTGGTTCTTCGCGCCGACGCTGGCGCAGTACACCCAGGTCTTCGACCGCAACATCACCCCGTTCCTGCTCAACTCGCTGATGGCCAGCATCTTCTCGACGATCCTGGTCGTGCTGCTGGCGACCCCCGCCGCGTACGCGCTGTCGTTGCGTCCCGTGGCCAAGTGGAGCGACGCGCTGTTCTTCTTCATCAGCACCAAGATGATGCCGGTCGTGGCCGCCTTCCTGCCGGTCTATCTGCTGGTCAAGCACCTGGGCATGCTGGACAACATCTGGACCATGGTCATCCTCTACACGAGCATGAACCTGCCGCTCGCGGTCTGGATGATGCGGTCGTTCCTGTTGGAGGTGCCGCGTGAGGTGCTCGAGGCCGGCGAGGTCGACGGCGCGGGTCTGCTCACGTCGATCCGCAAGATCGTCCTGCCCATCGTCAGCCCGGGTCTGGCCGCGACCGCGCTGATCTGCTTCATCTTCGCCTGGAACGAGTTCTTCCTGGCCGTGAACCTGACCGCCACCAACTCCGGAACCTCACCGATCTTCCTGGTCGGGTTCATCTCGTCCGAGGGCGCCTTCCTGGCCCGGCTCTGCGCGGCCGCGACGATCGTGTCGCTGCCGGTGCTCATCGCCGGCTGGGTGGCCCAGAACAAGCTGGTTCGCGGTCTGTCGATGGGAGCCGTCAAGTGA
- a CDS encoding carbohydrate ABC transporter permease, translating into MTVTVARPDRRTQPPVRPTKGGAKDRWVRRAPLLPALIFAIVITQIPFLYTIYLSTTSWNALRPGDRPFVGFDNYVTVLSDSRLRSALVNTVVLTAGAVIFSLILGLVFALLLDRKFLGRGIVRTLLITPFLVMPIAAALLWKHALFNPTYGLINGIFGGSTDWVSSYPKAAVITTLVWQWTPFMMLILLAGLQSQSHEVLEAARVDGANAWQIFRRMTIPHLRQYLELGALLGSIYLVNTFDAIFSITQGGPGTATTNLPYEIYLTMFRKFEYGEASAAGVIVVILTIIVATFALRVISSLFKMEENR; encoded by the coding sequence GTGACTGTCACGGTAGCCCGGCCGGACAGGCGGACCCAGCCGCCTGTCCGGCCCACCAAGGGCGGAGCCAAGGATCGCTGGGTACGCCGGGCGCCGTTGCTGCCCGCGCTCATCTTCGCCATCGTCATCACCCAGATCCCGTTCCTCTACACGATCTATCTCTCCACGACCAGCTGGAACGCCCTGCGCCCGGGCGATCGGCCGTTCGTCGGGTTCGACAACTACGTGACGGTGCTGTCGGACTCGCGGCTGCGGTCGGCGCTGGTCAACACCGTGGTGCTCACGGCCGGCGCGGTGATCTTCTCGCTCATCCTCGGACTGGTCTTCGCGCTGCTGCTGGACCGCAAGTTCCTCGGCCGGGGCATCGTCCGGACGCTGCTCATCACCCCGTTCCTGGTGATGCCGATCGCCGCGGCGCTGCTCTGGAAGCACGCCCTCTTCAACCCCACGTACGGCCTGATCAACGGCATCTTCGGCGGTTCTACCGACTGGGTCTCGTCGTACCCGAAGGCCGCCGTGATCACCACGCTGGTGTGGCAGTGGACGCCGTTCATGATGCTGATCCTGCTGGCCGGCCTGCAGTCGCAGTCGCACGAGGTGCTGGAGGCGGCCCGGGTCGACGGCGCCAACGCCTGGCAGATCTTCCGCCGTATGACGATCCCGCACCTGCGGCAGTACCTCGAGCTGGGCGCCCTGCTGGGATCGATCTACCTGGTCAACACGTTCGACGCGATCTTCAGCATCACGCAGGGCGGCCCGGGCACGGCGACGACCAACCTGCCGTACGAGATCTACCTGACCATGTTCCGCAAGTTCGAGTACGGCGAGGCCTCCGCGGCCGGCGTCATCGTGGTGATCCTGACGATCATCGTCGCCACGTTCGCGCTGCGGGTCATCTCGAGCCTGTTCAAGATGGAGGAGAACCGATGA